Proteins from a single region of Euwallacea similis isolate ESF13 chromosome 21, ESF131.1, whole genome shotgun sequence:
- the LOC136415765 gene encoding solute carrier family 25 protein Shawn-like isoform X1 codes for MSSSKGVGTVDYDDPKYRITPAQQAAASCTGALLTSLIMTPLDVVKIRMQAQQKATNTCFLYCNGLMDHICSCQPTDFKNSWYKRPIHFSGTLDAFIQISRYEGITSLWSGLSPTLVLSIPATICYFVTYEQLRIKLKAKYNSNRLPSEIPQQPFWIPLVSGASARVVSVSLVSPLELIRTKMQSQKLSYLELGDALKNLVRTNGVKGLWRGIFPTLLRDVPFSGLYWMSYESIKSFMKSDHPSFWQSFIGGAISGSIAAMVTVPFDVIKTHQQIEFGTELFNEEGKPIARKSRTTPEIFRDIYSRYGVRGLYAGLTPRLIKVAPACAIMISSFEYGKVFFNRTKQPPEEALMTLYNIDKVLQIKVLKTTNTDL; via the exons ATGAGTTCTTCTAAGGGAGTAGGAACCGTAGACTATGACGATCCAAAATACAGAATCACTCCAGCTCAACAAGCAGCTGCCTCTTGTACTGGAGCTTTGTTAACTTCACTTATCA TGACTCCTTTGGATGTAGTAAAAATACGAATGCAAGCTCAGCAAAAGGCCACAAACACTTGTTTCTTATATTGCAATGGTCTTATGGACCACATTTGTAGTTGCCAACCAACAGACTTCAAAAATTCATGGTACAAAAGGCCCATCCACTTCAGTGGCACATTA GATGCATTTATTCAAATCAGTAGATATGAAGGCATTACCTCTTTATGGAGTGGATTGAGTCCAACCCTAGTATTATCAATCCCAGCGACTATATGTTACTTTGTGACTTATGAGCAGTTGAGAATAAAACTGAAAGCTAAGtataatagtaatcgattacCTAGCGAAATTCCGCAACAACCGTTTTGGATTCCTTTGGTATCGGGAGCAAGCGCTAGGGTGGTCTCGGTTTCATTAGTTAGCCCCTTAGAATTAATTAGGACCAAAATGCagtctcaaaaattaagttatcTTG AGTTAGGAGATGCACTAAAGAATTTGGTTAGAACAAACGGCGTTAAAGGGCTCTGGAGAGGAATATTTCCGACACTTTTAAGAGACGTCCCCTTTTCGGGTTTATATTGGATGAGCTATGAATCTATTAAGTCGTTTATGAAATCTGATCATCCTTCtttttggcaaagtttcattGGTGGTGCCATTTCTGGCAGT ATAGCAGCTATGGTCACAGTTCCTTTTGATGTAATTAAAACTCATCAACAAATTGAGTTTGGTACTGAACTCTTTAATGAGGAAG gtaAACCTATAGCTCGAAAGTCCAGAACTACTCCGGAGATATTCCGAGATATTTATTCTCGTTATGGAGTGCGCGGTTTGTATGCAGGATTAACTCCTCGACTGATCAAAGTAGCTCCAGCATGTGCAATTATGATATCATCATTTGAATATGGGAAGGTGTTTTTCAACAG GACAAAGCAGCCACCCGAAGAAGCTCTGATGACTTTATACAATATAGACAAAGTGCTgcaaattaaagttttaaagacTACTAACACAGACCTATAA
- the LOC136415765 gene encoding solute carrier family 25 protein Shawn-like isoform X2: MSSSKGVGTVDYDDPKYRITPAQQAAASCTGALLTSLIMTPLDVVKIRMQAQQKATNTCFLYCNGLMDHICSCQPTDFKNSWYKRPIHFSGTLDAFIQISRYEGITSLWSGLSPTLVLSIPATICYFVTYEQLRIKLKAKYNSNRLPSEIPQQPFWIPLVSGASARVVSVSLVSPLELIRTKMQSQKLSYLELGDALKNLVRTNGVKGLWRGIFPTLLRDVPFSGLYWMSYESIKSFMKSDHPSFWQSFIGGAISGSIAAMVTVPFDVIKTHQQIEFGTELFNEEGKPIARKSRTTPEIFRDIYSRYGVRGLYAGLTPRLIKVAPACAIMISSFEYGKVFFNRLANKSLDEPAL; encoded by the exons ATGAGTTCTTCTAAGGGAGTAGGAACCGTAGACTATGACGATCCAAAATACAGAATCACTCCAGCTCAACAAGCAGCTGCCTCTTGTACTGGAGCTTTGTTAACTTCACTTATCA TGACTCCTTTGGATGTAGTAAAAATACGAATGCAAGCTCAGCAAAAGGCCACAAACACTTGTTTCTTATATTGCAATGGTCTTATGGACCACATTTGTAGTTGCCAACCAACAGACTTCAAAAATTCATGGTACAAAAGGCCCATCCACTTCAGTGGCACATTA GATGCATTTATTCAAATCAGTAGATATGAAGGCATTACCTCTTTATGGAGTGGATTGAGTCCAACCCTAGTATTATCAATCCCAGCGACTATATGTTACTTTGTGACTTATGAGCAGTTGAGAATAAAACTGAAAGCTAAGtataatagtaatcgattacCTAGCGAAATTCCGCAACAACCGTTTTGGATTCCTTTGGTATCGGGAGCAAGCGCTAGGGTGGTCTCGGTTTCATTAGTTAGCCCCTTAGAATTAATTAGGACCAAAATGCagtctcaaaaattaagttatcTTG AGTTAGGAGATGCACTAAAGAATTTGGTTAGAACAAACGGCGTTAAAGGGCTCTGGAGAGGAATATTTCCGACACTTTTAAGAGACGTCCCCTTTTCGGGTTTATATTGGATGAGCTATGAATCTATTAAGTCGTTTATGAAATCTGATCATCCTTCtttttggcaaagtttcattGGTGGTGCCATTTCTGGCAGT ATAGCAGCTATGGTCACAGTTCCTTTTGATGTAATTAAAACTCATCAACAAATTGAGTTTGGTACTGAACTCTTTAATGAGGAAG gtaAACCTATAGCTCGAAAGTCCAGAACTACTCCGGAGATATTCCGAGATATTTATTCTCGTTATGGAGTGCGCGGTTTGTATGCAGGATTAACTCCTCGACTGATCAAAGTAGCTCCAGCATGTGCAATTATGATATCATCATTTGAATATGGGAAGGTGTTTTTCAACAGGTTAGCTAATAAGAGTTTAGATGAACCTGCGTTGTAG
- the LOC136415970 gene encoding synaptic vesicle glycoprotein 2C-like isoform X2, giving the protein MAAGEPTRQEIAPEEPADFEKAIVAAKWGKFHVLVYVISITSGWSSMFETTTMSYVFPAAECDLHLNLEDKGLLNAVTYTGMISTGFVWGYLSDTFGRRKLLIIGYCLDAFFVLLSSASQSFTMLMVSKFFGGFIINGPFSAITTYISELHCSKQRGKAQFVLGIIYSAANFVLPFLAIYVLPLNFNKELGYGFVIHSWNLYLFICAFIPLISAVAFLFVPESPKFLMTTGNNEKALRVFQKIYSMNTGKPADTYPIKVLINEIELNHGKDNGKITTNRTKGEAFLEGWNQVKPLFHSPHLKNIILICIIQCFTMNSLNTLRLWLPQLFQAINDYEQNHNGSAALCDALAVFKPNKTVTVESKQCSVNTNNYSVYNNSMIVSAVTIIAYLVAGSIINRTGKRNLYMALSTCCGLSALVLYFSRNTIMTLTLASLFIATGSVMINTLLAIIVDMFPTTLRTMTVSLAMMSGRSGAVIGNALYPILLKTGCAAPFVYNGILSLSCALLGILLPKLESTSLT; this is encoded by the exons ATGGCTGCCGGCGAACCGACCAGGCAAGAAATAG caCCTGAAGAACCTGCAGACTTCGAAAAGGCCATTGTGGCAGCTAAATGGGGAAAGTTTCACGTGTTGGTTTACGTGATATCCATCACTTCAGGATGGTCATCAATGTTCGAAACTACCACTATGTCCTACGTATTCCCAGCAGCAGAATGTGATTTGCATCTAAACTTAGAAGATAAGGGATTGCTTAATGCTGTTACTTACACAG GTATGATCTCTACCGGATTTGTTTGGGGGTACTTAAGTGACACCTTCGGCAGGAGAAAACTCTTAATAATAGGATATTGTCTTGATGCCTTCTTTGTGCTGTTATCTTCCGCTTCGCAAAGCTTCACCATGCTCATGGTTTCTAAGTTTTTTGGCGGATTTAT AATTAATGGCCCGTTTTCTGCAATTACGACCTATATCTCAGAGCTACATTGCAGCAAACAGAGAGGCAAAGCCCAATTCGTTTTAGGTATTATCTATAGTGCGGCCAATTTTGTGTTGCCTTTCCTGGCCATTTATGTTTTgcctttaaatttcaataaagaatTAGGGTATGGTTTTG taattCATTCCTGGAATTTATATCTTTTCATCTGCGCCTTCATACCATTAATTAGCGCAGTGGCCTTCCTATTCGTTCCGGAAAGTCCGAAGTTCTTAATGACAACTGGAAATAACGAAAAGGCCCTTCgggttttccaaaaaatatattctatgAATACCGGCAAACCGGCTGATACTTATCCA ATTAAAGTGCTCATTAACGAAATAGAACTTAATCATGGAAAAGATAATGGAAAGATTACTACTAATCGAACGAAAGGGGAGGCGTTTTTGGAAGGCTGGAACCAAGTTAAACCCCTGTTTCACTCCCCTCATCTTAAGAACATCATACTAATTTGTATAATTCAGTGTTTTACTATGAACAG tttaaatactCTTCGTTTGTGGCTGCCACAACTGTTCCAAGCCATAAACGATTACGAACAAAACCATAATGGTAGTGCCGCCCTTTGTGATGCATTGGCTGTTTTCAAGCCTAATAAAACTGTTACAGTTGAGTCCAAACAATGTTCCGTG aacaccAACAACTATTCTGTCTACAACAATTCCATGATCGTCTCCGCCGTCACCATTATTGCATATCTTGTAGCTGGGAGTATCATCAATAGGACgggaaaaagaaatttgtacA tggcTCTGAGCACGTGCTGTGGACTAAGTGCTCTAGTATTGTACTTCTCAAGAAATACCATTATGACTCTCACTTTGGCATCATTATTCATAGCTACGGGTAGTGTGATGATCAACACCTTGTTGGCCATAATAGTCGACATGTTCCCTACTACTCTAAG gacTATGACAGTTTCATTAGCTATGATGAGCGGTAGATCGGGGGCTGTGATAGGCAATGCTCTATATCCGATTTTACTGAAAACAGGATGTGCTGCGCCATTTGTGTACAATGGGATTTTAAGTTTAA gtTGTGCTCTCCTAGGTATTCTTTTACCGAAACTGGAATCAACCTCGTTAACGTAG
- the LOC136415970 gene encoding synaptic vesicle glycoprotein 2C-like isoform X1: MELKSNEEEALFKAPEEPADFEKAIVAAKWGKFHVLVYVISITSGWSSMFETTTMSYVFPAAECDLHLNLEDKGLLNAVTYTGMISTGFVWGYLSDTFGRRKLLIIGYCLDAFFVLLSSASQSFTMLMVSKFFGGFIINGPFSAITTYISELHCSKQRGKAQFVLGIIYSAANFVLPFLAIYVLPLNFNKELGYGFVIHSWNLYLFICAFIPLISAVAFLFVPESPKFLMTTGNNEKALRVFQKIYSMNTGKPADTYPIKVLINEIELNHGKDNGKITTNRTKGEAFLEGWNQVKPLFHSPHLKNIILICIIQCFTMNSLNTLRLWLPQLFQAINDYEQNHNGSAALCDALAVFKPNKTVTVESKQCSVNTNNYSVYNNSMIVSAVTIIAYLVAGSIINRTGKRNLYMALSTCCGLSALVLYFSRNTIMTLTLASLFIATGSVMINTLLAIIVDMFPTTLRTMTVSLAMMSGRSGAVIGNALYPILLKTGCAAPFVYNGILSLSCALLGILLPKLESTSLT; the protein is encoded by the exons ATGGAACTTAAGAGTAACGAAGAGGAGGCACTATTCAAAG caCCTGAAGAACCTGCAGACTTCGAAAAGGCCATTGTGGCAGCTAAATGGGGAAAGTTTCACGTGTTGGTTTACGTGATATCCATCACTTCAGGATGGTCATCAATGTTCGAAACTACCACTATGTCCTACGTATTCCCAGCAGCAGAATGTGATTTGCATCTAAACTTAGAAGATAAGGGATTGCTTAATGCTGTTACTTACACAG GTATGATCTCTACCGGATTTGTTTGGGGGTACTTAAGTGACACCTTCGGCAGGAGAAAACTCTTAATAATAGGATATTGTCTTGATGCCTTCTTTGTGCTGTTATCTTCCGCTTCGCAAAGCTTCACCATGCTCATGGTTTCTAAGTTTTTTGGCGGATTTAT AATTAATGGCCCGTTTTCTGCAATTACGACCTATATCTCAGAGCTACATTGCAGCAAACAGAGAGGCAAAGCCCAATTCGTTTTAGGTATTATCTATAGTGCGGCCAATTTTGTGTTGCCTTTCCTGGCCATTTATGTTTTgcctttaaatttcaataaagaatTAGGGTATGGTTTTG taattCATTCCTGGAATTTATATCTTTTCATCTGCGCCTTCATACCATTAATTAGCGCAGTGGCCTTCCTATTCGTTCCGGAAAGTCCGAAGTTCTTAATGACAACTGGAAATAACGAAAAGGCCCTTCgggttttccaaaaaatatattctatgAATACCGGCAAACCGGCTGATACTTATCCA ATTAAAGTGCTCATTAACGAAATAGAACTTAATCATGGAAAAGATAATGGAAAGATTACTACTAATCGAACGAAAGGGGAGGCGTTTTTGGAAGGCTGGAACCAAGTTAAACCCCTGTTTCACTCCCCTCATCTTAAGAACATCATACTAATTTGTATAATTCAGTGTTTTACTATGAACAG tttaaatactCTTCGTTTGTGGCTGCCACAACTGTTCCAAGCCATAAACGATTACGAACAAAACCATAATGGTAGTGCCGCCCTTTGTGATGCATTGGCTGTTTTCAAGCCTAATAAAACTGTTACAGTTGAGTCCAAACAATGTTCCGTG aacaccAACAACTATTCTGTCTACAACAATTCCATGATCGTCTCCGCCGTCACCATTATTGCATATCTTGTAGCTGGGAGTATCATCAATAGGACgggaaaaagaaatttgtacA tggcTCTGAGCACGTGCTGTGGACTAAGTGCTCTAGTATTGTACTTCTCAAGAAATACCATTATGACTCTCACTTTGGCATCATTATTCATAGCTACGGGTAGTGTGATGATCAACACCTTGTTGGCCATAATAGTCGACATGTTCCCTACTACTCTAAG gacTATGACAGTTTCATTAGCTATGATGAGCGGTAGATCGGGGGCTGTGATAGGCAATGCTCTATATCCGATTTTACTGAAAACAGGATGTGCTGCGCCATTTGTGTACAATGGGATTTTAAGTTTAA gtTGTGCTCTCCTAGGTATTCTTTTACCGAAACTGGAATCAACCTCGTTAACGTAG
- the LOC136415936 gene encoding synaptic vesicle glycoprotein 2B-like, translated as MDIDIDFIDSRKTSSVTDTRLSSRKVSKQEPASFEEAIVATQFGKYNIMLAFLAMLSSFCTVFDTSTMSYTFVAAHCDLELTLNDKGLLNAVTYAGMISSAMIWGFLFDVLGRRKLLIIGFLLDAIFVFMSVLTQGLPLLLVSKYLQGLIINGPFAAVSAYISEFHCAKYRPIYQMIIGTSNSFSSIVLPALAWMIMPQNLDFQLMNMSFHSWNIFLLISGLPAFLSGICFIFFPESPKFLMTCGENEKALKVFQKVYSINTGQPPETYPIKYLADETKSVNNRNGFEGTIGRQRKKQALKEGFSQLKPIFLKPHGMKLLLTCFIFLFLTMGVNMLRLWLPQIFQMMTDYQVDHDGASAALCTMLDTSLSAPENQTAEECFVNIDNSGIYINSIIVGATAMCGNIVAATLIRFIGKNKILFVALVFSTIFVISMYFATTPEVAIASSSIFIAGGSVSNNVMISVAVDLFPTTLRTMAISMGMMVGRSGAMIGNFIFPYLLESGCEAPFFVVGSYMCVAALLTLMIPNTDMKPLA; from the exons ATGGACATAGACATAGATTTCATAGATAGCAGGAAAACTAGCAGTGTGACCGACACTAGATTGTCTTCTAGAAAAG TGTCCAAGCAAGAACCTGCGTCTTTCGAAGAAGCAATCGTCGCAACgcaatttggaaaatacaaCATAATGCTAGCATTTCTGGCAATGTTATCCAGCTTTTGCACAGTCTTCGACACCTCAACCATGTCATACACCTTCGTGGCTGCTCACTGTGATTTAGAGTTAACTTTAAACGACAAAGGACTACTGAATGCTGTGACGTACGCAG GAATGATCTCCAGTGCCATGATCTGGGGCTTCCTGTTCGATGTCCTAGGAAGGCGCAAGCTGCTGATCATAGGCTTTCTATTAGATGCAATATTCGTATTTATGAGCGTCCTCACTCAAGGTTTACCTCTATTGTTGGTTTCGAAGTACCTCCAAGGTCTAAT CATCAATGGCCCCTTCGCTGCAGTTAGCGCCTATATCTCGGAGTTTCACTGCGCTAAATACAGACCGATTTATCAAATGATAATAGGCACCAGCAATAGCTTTAGTTCCATTGTCCTCCCCGCCTTGGCCTGGATGATCATGCCCCAAAATCTGGACTTCCAGCTCATGAATATGA GCTTCCATTCGTGGAACATATTCCTGCTAATCTCAGGACTTCCGGCGTTCTTGAGCGGAATTTGCTTTATATTTTTCCCGGAAAGTCCTAAATTTCTAATGACCTGCGGGGAAAACGAGAAAGCCTTGAAAGTGTTCCAGAAAGTTTACAGCATTAACACTGGACAGCCACCTGAAACTTATCCC ATAAAGTATCTCGCGGACGAAACTAAAAGTGTTAATAATAGAAATGGGTTTGAAGGAACAATTGgaagacaaagaaaaaaacaggCACTTAAAGAAGGATTTTCGCAGCTGAAACCGATTTTCCTGAAGCCTCATGGGATGAAGCTGTTGTTGACCTGCttcatatttctttttcttacGATGGG cGTGAACATGTTGCGTTTATGGCTGccgcaaatatttcaaatgatGACTGATTACCAAGTTGACCATGATGGTGCATCTGCAGCTTTATGTACAATGCTGGACACCTCGCTCTCTGCGCCAGAAAATCAGACTGCAGAAGAATGTTTTGTT AATATAGACAATTCTGGAATCTACATCAACTCAATAATAGTGGGAGCTACTGCCATGTGCGGCAACATCGTTGCTGCCACGCTCATCCGCTTCATCGGCAAGAATAAGATCTTAT TCGTAGCCCTGGTATTTTCTACTATTTTTGTCATATCCATGTATTTTGCCACTACACCTGAAGTGGCCATAGCCAGTTCTTCAATATTCATCGCAGGAGGATCTGTATCCAACAACGTCATGATTTCTGTAGCCGTGGATTTATTTCCCACAACTTTAAG aacaatgGCAATATCGATGGGCATGATGGTCGGCCGATCAGGGGCCATGATCGGGAACTTTATCTTTCCATATTTACTGGAAAGCGGTTGCGAGGCCCCCTTTTTCGTTGTTGGTAGTTATATGTGTG TCGCAGCTCTACTTACGTTGATGATACCCAACACTGACATGAAGCCCTTGGCGTAG